A DNA window from Plasmodium brasilianum strain Bolivian I chromosome 12, whole genome shotgun sequence contains the following coding sequences:
- a CDS encoding exosome complex component RRP42 produces the protein MSSSKYIEDGINSNIRVDGRTLLTYRTIEINKNILVSADGSSSVMNEENNVICGVKLSLLSPSADANDEGFVNLKIDCPASVGANRIKKEHLQIMTSIIYDLCIKNNINKKKLCILPSKFVWGVDINVMVLNAGGGLLDIISIAIYVALNDMTMPIVKPKKKIDELNMFHNTKCKDYQVEIVENQKTNFPYENIPICISIGEINNKYIYDMSKIEEELVENIFVVAITSSGKCVAFHKLYGISMEISSILNMTENSIKVSHFLFEKINEAICKIRTRSALIK, from the coding sequence atgagctCCTCAAAATACATTGAAGATGGCATTAATTCAAACATAAGAGTTGACGGGAGAacattattaacatataGAACTATCGAAATAAACAAGAATATATTGGTATCAGCAGATGGGAGTAGTAGTGTTATGAATGAAGAAAACAATGTAATATGTGGAGTAAAACTTTCTCTGCTATCACCTAGTGCAGATGCAAATGATGAAGGTTTTGTCAATTTAAAGATAGACTGCCCTGCATCTGTAGGTGCAAATAGAATAAAGAAAGAACACTTACAAATTATGACATCAATTATTTATGacttatgtataaaaaacaatattaataaaaaaaaattatgtattttgcCTTCAAAATTTGTTTGGGGAGTTGACATAAATGTAATGGTTTTGAATGCTGGAGGAGGACTATTAGACATTATTAGCATAGCAATATATGTAGCTTTAAATGATATGACCATGCCTATTGtgaaaccaaaaaaaaaaattgatgaattaaatatgttTCATAACACAAAATGTAAGGACTATCAAGTAGAAATTGTAGAAAACCAGAAAACCAATTTTCCGTATGAAAATATCCCGATATGTATTTCAATTGGggaaataaacaataaatatatatacgataTGTCAAAGATTGAAGAGGAATTagttgaaaatatttttgtagtGGCTATTACATCAAGCGGAAAATGTGTAGCATTTCATAAGCTCTATGGAATATCAATGGAAATATCTTCAATATTAAATATGACTGAAAATTCAATAAAAGTTTCACATTTCCTCTTTGAGAAAATTAATGAAGCAATATGTAAAATACGAACAAGAAGTGCcctaataaaataa
- a CDS encoding secreted ookinete protein, translated as MNIKKKFLIVFSCSFILKTFCALRLRDVREYYSNEIRNYKEKQNDNLEKGNFPQPIEKRKNVNLKDVSANILEPNEILRSNPVKFDFANMKEHFNSKNFSMNNGMQNNQDYLQRYKNFKTLNTQNNVDDVNSSNQQTSGTYSNLSQKGDDEQTYDNRTLNNNSVISNYAKDSSFYESLLSSEHAPHNLADDMSLNDRGRTMNKDDVITLDSSTNDLEDDTIDYFSNDEDYTLGSDTNYLDVDTPDYLSNEDDFEVGSDTDYLDDGATYFFSNDDDVEVGSGTDYLDDDAIDFFSNDDDVEVGSGTDYLDDDATDYFSNDDDVEVSSGTDHLDDGATDFFSNDNDVEVDRGTDNLEDDTINYFSNDGDYLLDSDTDYLNDDITDYLSNNNDYLLDSYTDDADEDGTDNILNSNTRDVLNRDKYISKNDDSDSLNVSNAFNNIYNNSLSNKNETFLEFPNKILQLDKNAKSNTKVRTNDTENLTTGNKKDTNTKDIIKSNKINDTVNKFNNDNTSDPKNKYNIKNEIETNEVDKKGVGKNVDKKEVETKKVNTERKGNSKEELKNNNTIGFKEKNTINELFNNSNKHNSKEILNNINTANAKGVLKNSSKTNNIDKPKDEKQFNSKNKLNKDNETNFEDKPISSSKNNSGQALKNSSKSYGKNKGNYRHKLGKNNSNSNSNRSNSSDSSNSSSSSSSSSSSSSSSSSNNKFSSRDIAKPKDTLNKNKIHTNDSSNPKYNGYNGKDKSNSVNSTNMGYIAKSNNKEAKNEYTLKNKTNYKDNDYTGDKSSTTGEANAESKTLIRNKINRRKYIDKNTNDKNTNDKNTNDKNTNDENANDENANNENESDENESDEKVNDEKANDENANDEGANNENESDEKANDEKKNYEKKNNEKKNDKGKDKSNSQKMVKIENSKNVDNTVDTLRSNNNKASATEKYHRENELNGIKNNISSDDNSLLVNEVKNERDDLSTPPKSETININVISNPTFEISGKHSLNKKKHNTKSKNKKRKHRSHVRSNDDYEYDRGKGDNSSIHSRHIIGSSDRIDSSGSSESTNVGDASIVEKTNSREIVEAKKEHNNTRNKKNRDLTDLSYSANNPLEYTENKKEKYDKNISSEDNEKGIKNNTPEVSVSIVVPENFEKLKEAKVVKQGTKHEKEEKKILFLQMNMQDGNGSMTIETEDAENDDDEDSNNTEAINHLSDESDEEEHSISLDEEGHESLNDLIKEKMKEDKNLEQFNDDDKSSVENIESSEHPLIRKKKNIIRNSRKVYNLHLYNCSFIDDWDINHEYIDEDGKLVKLSGYVFQNMVNSDTMPTTNITDWKLKGSCDYDNYICGALNYMNNMYSKGERVIFEGKIYEAVSDTYATPKELENLWIEKTNDCYNF; from the coding sequence atgaatataaaaaaaaagtttttgatagttttttcttgttcgtttattttaaaaacattttgtGCTCTCCGATTAAGGGATGTAAGAGAGTATTATTCTAACgaaataagaaattataagGAAAAGCAAAATGACAATTTAGAGAAAGGAAATTTTCCTCAACcaattgaaaaaagaaagaatgtCAATTTAAAAGATGTATCGGCTAATATTCTAGAGCCGAATGAAATATTGAGAAGCAATCCTGTAAAGTTCGATTTTGCAAATATGAAGGAACATTTCAATTCAAAGAATTTTTCGATGAATAATGGTATGCAAAACAACCAGGACTATCTTCAAcgttataaaaattttaaaacattaaacACACAAAACAATGTAGATGATGTGAATTCGTCGAACCAACAAACAAGTGGTACATATAGTAATTTATCACAAAAAGGAGATGATGAACAAACATATGATAACCGTACGCTCAATAACAATAGTGTTATAAGTAATTACGCTAAAGATAGTTCGTTTTATGAAAGTCTGTTGAGCAGTGAACATGCACCACATAACTTGGCAGATGATATGTCTCTAAATGATAGAGGTAGAACAATGAACAAGGATGACGTTATCACTTTAGACAGCTCTACAAACGATTTAGAAGACGATACGATTGACTATTTTTCAAATGATGAGGATTACACATTAGGCAGTGATACTAACTATTTAGACGTCGATACACCTGATTACTTATCAAATGAAGATGATTTCGAAGTAGGCAGTGATACTGACTATTTAGACGATGGTGCAACATACTTCTTTTCAAATGATGATGATGTCGAAGTAGGCAGTGGTACTGACTATTTAGATGATGATGCAATAGACTTCTTTTCAAATGATGATGATGTCGAAGTAGGCAGTGGTACTGACTATTTAGATGATGATGCAACAGACTACTTTTCAAATGATGATGATGTCGAAGTAAGTAGTGGTACTGACCATTTAGATGATGGTGCAACAGACTTCTTTTCAAATGATAATGATGTCGAAGTAGACAGGGGTACTGACAATTTAGAAGACGATACGATTAACTATTTTTCAAATGATGGGGATTACTTATTAGACAGTGATACTGACTATTTAAACGACGATATCACTGACTACTTgtcaaataataatgattatTTATTAGACAGTTACACGGATGATGCAGACGAGGATGGTACTGACAACATTCTAAATAGTAATACCCGTGATGTGTTAAACagagataaatatattagcaAAAATGATGATAGTGATTCTTTGAATGTTTCTAATGCtttcaataatatatataataattctttaagtaacaaaaatgaaactTTTCTTGAATTTCCTAATAAAATTCTTCAATTAGATAAAAACGCAAAATCAAATACAAAGGTAAGAACTAATGATACGGAAAATTTAACTACTGGCAATAAAAAGGACACCAATACtaaagatataataaaatctaataaaataaacgacactgtaaataaattcaataaTGATAACACATCGGACCCTAAGAAcaaatataacattaaaaacGAAATAGAAACAAACGAAGTGGACAAAAAAGGAGTAGGCAAAAACGTAGACAAAAAAGAAGTAGAAACAAAGAAAGTAAACACAGAGCGTAAAGGTAATTCTAAAGAAGAGCTCAAAAATAACAACACAATTggttttaaagaaaaaaatactattaaCGAATTATTCAACAATAGCAATAAACATAATTCGaaggaaatattaaataatatcaaTACAGCTAACGCTAAGGGTGTATTAAAGAATAGcagtaaaacaaataatattgaCAAACCAAAAGATGAGAAACAGTTCAATTCGAAAAACAAACTAAACAAGGACAATGAAACTAACTTTGAAGATAAACCAATTTCTTccagtaaaaataattccgGACAAGCGTTAAAAAATAGTAGCAAAAGTTATGGTAAGAACAAGGGCAACTATAGGCACAAATTAGGTAAAAacaatagtaacagtaatagtaataggaGTAATAGTAGtgatagtagtaatagtagtagtagtagcagtagtagtagtagcagtagtagtagtagtagtagcaatAACAAATTTAGCAGCAGGGACATAGCTAAACCCAAAGATACATtaaataagaacaaaattCATACTAATGACAGCTCCAACCCTAAATATAATGGATATAACGGTAAGGATAAATCTAACAGTGTAAATTCAACTAATATGGGATATATAGCAAAatctaataataaagaagcgaaaaatgaatacacattaaaaaataaaactaattaTAAGGATAATGACTATACTGGGGATAAATCAAGCACTACTGGTGAAGCTAATGCAGAAAGTAAAACTCTAATTAGGAACAAAATTAATAGgagaaaatatattgataaaaacACGAATGATAAAAACACGAATGATAAAAACACGAATGATAAAAACACGAATGATGAAAATGCGAATGATGAAAACGCGAATAATGAAAACGAGAGTGATGAAAACGAGAGTGATGAAAAAGTGAATGATGAAAAAGCGAATGATGAAAACGCGAATGATGAAGGCGCGAATAATGAAAACGAGAGTGATGAAAAAGCGAATGATGAAAAGAAGAATTATGAAAAgaagaataatgaaaaaaagaatgataaAGGGAAAGACAAAAGTAACTCtcaaaaaatggtaaaaatagaaaacagCAAAAATGTGGATAATACCGTGGACACGTTAAGGAGTAACAACAATAAAGCTAGTGCTACGGAGAAATATCATAgagaaaatgaattaaatggtataaaaaataatataagtagTGATGATAATAGTTTACTTGTAAATGAAGTTAAAAATGAACGTGATGATTTATCAACACCACCGAAGAGTGAAacgataaatataaatgttatatcTAACCCTACCTTTGAAATTAGTGGAAAGCATTCGCTCAATAAGAAAAAGCATAACACAAagtcaaaaaataaaaagaggaaaCATCGTTCACATGTAAGAAGTAACGATGACTATGAGTACGACAGAGGTAAGGGTGATAATAGCAGCATTCACAGTAGACATATTATCGGTAGTAGTGATAGAATTGATAGCAGTGGTAGCAGTGAGAGCACTAATGTCGGGGATGCGTCCATAGTAGAGAAGACAAACAGCAGAGAAATTGTAGAAGCTAAAAAGGAGCATAATAATACacgaaacaaaaaaaatagagattTAACTGATCTGAGCTACAGTGCAAATAATCCTTTAGAGTATacggaaaataaaaaggaaaaatacgataaaaatatttcatctGAAGATAATGAAAAGGGTATTAAGAATAATACACCGGAAGTGTCGGTTTCAATAGTAGTACcagaaaattttgaaaaattaaaagaagcTAAAGTTGTAAAACAAGGAACAAAACATGAAaaggaagagaaaaaaatattgttcttACAGATGAACATGCAGGATGGTAACGGCAGCATGACTATTGAAACGGAGGACGCCGagaatgatgatgatgaggACAGCAACAATACTGAAGCCATAAATCATTTATCTGATGAAAGTGATGAAGAGGAACATTCAATTAGTTTAGATGAAGAAGGGCACGAATCACTGAatgatttaataaaagaaaaaatgaaagaagataaaaatttagaacagtttaatgatgatgataaaaGTAGTGTAGAGAATATAGAAAGTTCTGAACATCCattaattagaaaaaagaaaaatataataagaaattcTCGTAAAGTGtataatttacatttgtATAATTGTTCTTTCATAGATGATTGGGACATAAATCATGAATATATTGATGAAGATGGGaaattagtaaaattaaGTGGATATGTTTTTCAGAATATGGTCAACTCAGATACTATGCCTACTACCAATATTACTGATTGGAAATTAAAAGGGTCATGTgattatgataattatatttgCGGTGCTTTGAactatatgaataatatgtaCAGTAAAGGGGAGAGGGTTATATttgaaggaaaaatatatgaagctGTCAGTGATACTTATGCCACGCCTAAGGAATTGGAAAATTTGTGGATTGAAAAAACGAATGATTGTTACAATTTTTAA